A window from Exiguobacterium marinum DSM 16307 encodes these proteins:
- a CDS encoding phytoene desaturase family protein — translation MSKQRVAVIGAGPGGLAAAMLLAHRGVDVTVFEKQSFVGGRTSRLQVGEFTFDRGPTFLNMPYILEEIFEETGRDLHDYVEMKRLEPMYDLYFDRGTRHLSMTTDRDQMHQAIEEQFPGNGEGYERFMSEQAIKLSKLMPVLQTAHDKLTDYVSLRVLKALPFLSIGKSLYDVLSEYFTSEELKYAFTFQAKYLGMSAWECPGGFSILSYMEHAYGVHHPIGGVNQLCHAMANVIEEEGGVIRLGEPVERLLIDDKKVTGLVSGSVHYAFDEVVIGADFAHAMTSLVPEGKLSKWSPTQLKKKRYSCSTFMLYLGIDHVYEDVAHHSIHFADDYEMNVKEMTKELKLSEDFSFYVQNASRIDPTLAPTGKSSLYVLVPVPNNLSGLPWKELQATMTERVLDALETRSPYRHIRQHIEVMETLTPEDWETFGVYEGATFNLGHNLSQMMYFRPHNQFEELDNVWLVGGGTHPGSGLPTIFESARITTNLLRERAGVGR, via the coding sequence GTGTCGAAACAAAGAGTTGCCGTTATTGGAGCAGGACCTGGTGGTTTGGCCGCTGCGATGCTACTAGCGCATCGTGGGGTCGATGTCACTGTATTTGAGAAGCAATCGTTTGTAGGTGGAAGAACATCGCGCCTTCAAGTAGGCGAGTTTACGTTTGACCGTGGACCTACTTTTTTAAATATGCCGTATATTTTAGAAGAGATATTCGAAGAAACTGGACGTGATTTACACGACTATGTCGAGATGAAACGACTTGAGCCGATGTATGATTTGTACTTCGACCGCGGGACGCGTCATCTCTCAATGACAACAGACCGCGATCAAATGCATCAAGCGATTGAAGAGCAGTTTCCTGGAAATGGGGAAGGATACGAACGTTTCATGAGCGAACAGGCGATTAAATTATCTAAGTTGATGCCTGTCTTGCAAACCGCTCACGACAAATTGACCGACTACGTATCGTTACGAGTGCTCAAGGCGCTTCCTTTTCTCTCCATTGGTAAATCACTTTATGATGTCCTGTCTGAATACTTTACGAGCGAAGAATTGAAATATGCGTTCACGTTTCAAGCAAAATATTTAGGTATGTCTGCTTGGGAATGCCCAGGTGGCTTTTCAATCTTATCTTACATGGAGCATGCGTATGGAGTTCATCATCCGATCGGAGGAGTGAATCAGCTTTGTCACGCGATGGCAAACGTGATTGAAGAAGAGGGTGGAGTCATTCGTTTAGGCGAACCGGTGGAACGTCTGCTCATCGACGACAAGAAAGTGACAGGTCTCGTGTCCGGAAGCGTCCATTATGCGTTCGACGAAGTAGTGATCGGTGCTGATTTTGCACATGCGATGACTTCTTTAGTTCCGGAAGGCAAGTTGTCGAAGTGGAGTCCGACTCAATTGAAGAAGAAACGTTACTCGTGCTCGACATTTATGCTTTATCTTGGAATCGATCACGTATATGAGGACGTAGCACACCATTCGATTCATTTTGCGGACGATTATGAAATGAACGTCAAAGAGATGACAAAAGAGTTGAAGTTGAGTGAGGATTTTTCGTTTTATGTACAGAATGCCTCACGTATCGACCCGACACTTGCACCTACAGGTAAATCCTCGCTCTACGTCCTCGTACCGGTACCGAACAACTTATCCGGTCTACCATGGAAAGAATTGCAAGCGACGATGACAGAACGTGTACTTGACGCTCTTGAAACGCGTTCGCCTTATCGTCATATTCGTCAGCACATCGAGGTGATGGAAACGCTGACCCCAGAGGATTGGGAAACGTTTGGAGTGTACGAAGGAGCAACGTTCAATCTAGGACATAATTTATCGCAAATGATGTATTTTCGCCCGCATAACCAATTCGAAGAGCTCGACAACGTGTGGCTTGTCGGGGGTGGAACTCACCCTGGAAGCGGACTTCCGACAATCTTTGAATCGGCACGAATCACGACGAATCTATTACGTGAGCGGGCAGGTGTCGGCCGATGA
- a CDS encoding class I SAM-dependent methyltransferase, with amino-acid sequence MDQQLMEWTRVLHARKWMKQTESFLPLWHGYIGYKFELFDALQGGASMAEMNLRLKRPLTQLALERWLEVGVAVRHLKKKGWRYYPTRGLKYQLSGTDERSIGFMLQEMMELHIPALIAYPDFLESGKQKTFDGAEHGQVVAKTSTLVETVAFPIVQQLLRQANVQSMLDIGCGHGGYLRKLQSLEPSWELTGIDLEEDVIEEAKSRDESDDIHFEVADFMNWKTEEQFDAVMMNNMLYYFSPEERIQLLDRLRERLDQNGVAVLVTPLAETALGGRFASAFNAFMTLHDNLYPLPTIPKLRQQMQEVGFEQIRFIPFIPEGSWYIVIAERGSANLLNQPIQN; translated from the coding sequence ATGGATCAACAATTAATGGAATGGACACGTGTTTTACATGCTCGAAAATGGATGAAGCAAACGGAATCATTTTTACCACTCTGGCACGGTTACATCGGCTATAAGTTCGAATTATTCGATGCCCTGCAAGGTGGGGCGAGTATGGCTGAAATGAACCTGCGACTCAAACGCCCATTGACCCAACTTGCGTTAGAACGTTGGTTAGAGGTAGGGGTCGCCGTACGCCATTTGAAGAAAAAGGGATGGCGTTATTATCCGACCCGGGGATTAAAATATCAATTATCCGGTACCGATGAACGTAGCATCGGGTTTATGTTACAGGAGATGATGGAACTCCATATCCCAGCCTTGATTGCCTATCCTGATTTTTTAGAGTCAGGTAAACAGAAAACGTTCGATGGAGCCGAGCATGGTCAAGTTGTCGCGAAGACGTCGACGCTCGTCGAAACAGTCGCTTTCCCGATTGTGCAGCAGTTATTACGACAAGCGAATGTCCAATCAATGCTCGATATCGGTTGTGGTCACGGGGGCTATTTACGTAAATTACAATCCCTCGAACCGAGTTGGGAACTGACGGGGATTGATTTAGAGGAGGATGTTATTGAAGAGGCAAAATCGCGCGATGAGAGTGATGATATTCACTTCGAAGTTGCTGACTTCATGAATTGGAAAACTGAAGAGCAGTTCGATGCGGTCATGATGAACAATATGCTCTATTACTTTTCACCGGAAGAGCGGATTCAGTTGTTAGATCGACTAAGGGAGCGATTGGATCAAAATGGTGTCGCTGTCCTCGTGACACCACTTGCTGAGACGGCTCTTGGTGGTCGTTTCGCATCCGCGTTCAATGCGTTCATGACGCTTCATGACAATTTGTATCCTCTTCCGACAATCCCAAAATTGCGTCAACAGATGCAAGAAGTAGGGTTTGAACAGATTCGGTTTATCCCATTCATCCCAGAAGGATCTTGGTATATCGTTATCGCCGAGCGAGGAAGCGCAAATTTACTCAATCAACCGATTCAAAATTGA
- a CDS encoding YisL family protein yields MPLIAFLHTHVTSWILLLILFAVAYIGYKNGNKSGKIAHMAFRLMLLIAFGTGLYLYLQLNGGGTFYHVKITVGLLALIFGEMTLVKVKKKKPSNALFGGFVVFALATIFIGYALPYGQSFFNSFIQ; encoded by the coding sequence ATGCCACTAATTGCATTCTTGCACACGCACGTCACGAGCTGGATTTTGTTACTTATTTTGTTTGCCGTGGCCTACATCGGCTATAAGAACGGCAACAAGAGTGGAAAAATCGCACATATGGCGTTTCGACTCATGTTACTCATCGCGTTTGGAACAGGACTTTATCTTTACCTTCAATTGAACGGAGGCGGTACGTTCTATCATGTGAAAATCACGGTTGGATTACTGGCGTTGATTTTCGGTGAAATGACGCTCGTCAAAGTCAAAAAGAAAAAACCATCGAACGCTTTGTTCGGCGGATTTGTCGTGTTTGCACTCGCAACGATTTTTATCGGTTACGCGTTGCCATACGGACAATCATTCTTTAACAGTTTCATTCAATAA
- a CDS encoding sensor histidine kinase gives MKRWFKQKLGRDIMVVLYSFLVIALVGSVLTYVYIENRLEANEAKLRQVDERVDRLTVLWDEWQADQYDTRGYLLFGDTETLERASANEAKFQQEINWFKTQVQSRQGQLFAEDLQQFHNFYYDVVIPVTYEYAQAQQDGEITETFIDAKTIAELPTAQRLIEQGLVQFNPDRGIDILGPIDEVESSLENYRDLMASEKETVYAEWHQNNNILQFLWMMSIASFAALILLFVQPFLRRQTRLISRLSNASNRLLKGEIVDLSDQMKREDEIGTMSRSFHKMAETLRDNERHLIEKNHELQAQQEELIAQQEELQAQQQELEEILEQTQQNEQHLAYRNELTETLASRDSLTAYPEIIEKLVTITDSEVGALVFVDEAENFKVTSHGLNETLTRQLLDSENSVLTRAMSLKTTVHSSKQVASDHPLPYPYYMFETAVPVNDPTDDSIIAFIYLVRYKDRFTQTQMGDIMSFARQLSLSLLRMRLFEEMKREKGKTERILDSIREAVVYIEHATDDVFVNRPLYEMFPELSEVSSLDLEEESWEEWRHRLVETVDQAEDFMKYTNRLFTEDFPHDSVSFSIRKGEMNLQMYAERIIVGGLSKGTLLVFRDITSETEAERLKSEFISTISHELRTPLSSIYGFTELMVKKQLPNEKQAKYLETIHAETERLTHLVNDFLDVQRMESGSQMYDREQLDIEPVVRDMLTFYEASSLKHKFELIADDLQPYELFVDCQKFKQLMSNLLSNAVKYSPRGGKITVELEHHEQIVSIKVMDEGIGIPSDALDRLFDKFYRVDNSDSREIGGTGLGLPICQEIVRGHNGQIHVESIQHKGSTFIVEIPSYEFAVQEAETTPV, from the coding sequence TTGAAAAGGTGGTTTAAACAAAAACTCGGACGTGACATCATGGTCGTCCTCTATTCGTTCCTCGTTATCGCGTTGGTAGGTTCGGTGTTGACATATGTCTATATCGAGAACCGACTAGAGGCGAATGAGGCCAAACTGCGTCAGGTCGACGAGCGCGTCGACCGTCTGACGGTACTTTGGGACGAGTGGCAAGCCGATCAGTATGATACGCGTGGCTATCTCTTATTTGGTGATACTGAAACGCTCGAACGCGCGAGCGCGAACGAGGCGAAGTTCCAACAAGAAATCAATTGGTTCAAGACACAAGTGCAGAGTCGTCAGGGTCAACTGTTCGCAGAGGACCTTCAACAGTTCCATAACTTTTATTATGACGTCGTCATCCCAGTGACTTACGAATACGCACAAGCACAACAAGATGGTGAAATCACTGAAACGTTTATTGATGCAAAAACCATTGCCGAACTCCCGACGGCACAGCGTTTGATTGAGCAAGGACTCGTTCAATTTAATCCTGACCGAGGCATCGACATCTTAGGACCAATCGATGAAGTCGAATCGTCTCTTGAGAACTATCGAGACCTGATGGCATCTGAAAAAGAGACCGTCTATGCAGAATGGCATCAAAATAATAACATTCTTCAATTCTTGTGGATGATGAGCATCGCCTCATTTGCCGCATTGATTTTATTGTTTGTCCAACCGTTCCTCCGTCGTCAAACACGCTTAATTTCACGACTCTCAAACGCCTCAAACCGCTTGTTGAAGGGTGAAATTGTTGATTTAAGCGACCAAATGAAACGGGAAGATGAGATTGGTACGATGTCTCGTTCGTTCCATAAGATGGCCGAGACACTTCGTGACAATGAACGTCATTTGATTGAAAAGAACCACGAGTTACAAGCGCAACAGGAAGAGTTGATTGCGCAACAAGAAGAACTGCAGGCACAACAACAGGAGTTAGAAGAAATTTTAGAACAGACACAACAAAATGAACAACATCTTGCATATCGAAATGAGTTGACGGAGACGCTTGCGTCACGTGACTCGCTCACTGCTTATCCTGAGATTATCGAAAAACTTGTGACAATCACCGATTCAGAGGTTGGTGCGCTCGTCTTCGTTGATGAAGCTGAAAACTTTAAAGTGACGAGCCATGGCTTGAATGAGACGTTGACTCGCCAGTTGCTCGACAGCGAGAACTCGGTGCTGACACGTGCGATGAGCTTGAAGACGACGGTTCATTCGTCGAAACAAGTTGCAAGTGATCACCCACTGCCGTATCCGTATTACATGTTTGAGACTGCGGTACCCGTCAATGACCCTACTGACGATTCGATTATCGCGTTCATTTATCTTGTCCGCTATAAAGATCGGTTCACCCAAACACAGATGGGCGACATCATGTCATTCGCCCGTCAACTCTCGCTTTCGCTCTTACGGATGCGTCTATTTGAAGAGATGAAGCGCGAAAAAGGGAAGACGGAACGTATCCTTGACTCGATTCGGGAAGCGGTCGTCTATATCGAACATGCGACCGATGATGTATTCGTCAACCGACCACTTTATGAGATGTTCCCTGAATTAAGTGAGGTCAGTTCGCTCGACCTTGAGGAAGAATCATGGGAAGAATGGCGCCATCGTCTTGTCGAGACCGTCGACCAGGCAGAAGACTTTATGAAATATACAAACCGATTGTTTACTGAAGACTTCCCGCATGACAGTGTAAGCTTCTCGATTCGCAAAGGCGAAATGAACTTGCAAATGTATGCGGAAAGAATCATCGTCGGAGGGCTTTCGAAAGGGACCCTTCTCGTATTCCGGGATATTACGAGCGAGACAGAGGCCGAGCGATTGAAGAGTGAGTTTATCTCAACCATTTCTCATGAATTACGGACACCGCTCTCATCCATCTATGGATTCACGGAATTGATGGTGAAGAAGCAACTGCCAAATGAAAAGCAAGCAAAATACTTGGAAACCATCCATGCCGAGACGGAACGCCTGACGCATCTTGTCAACGACTTCCTCGATGTTCAACGTATGGAATCCGGTAGTCAAATGTATGACCGGGAGCAACTCGATATTGAGCCGGTCGTTCGAGACATGCTGACATTTTATGAAGCCTCTTCTCTGAAACATAAATTTGAGTTGATTGCTGATGATTTGCAGCCATATGAATTGTTTGTCGATTGTCAAAAATTTAAACAATTGATGAGTAACCTGTTGTCGAACGCCGTGAAGTATTCTCCGCGTGGAGGAAAGATCACAGTGGAGCTTGAGCATCATGAACAAATCGTGTCTATCAAAGTGATGGATGAAGGAATCGGAATTCCGAGCGACGCGCTCGACCGATTATTTGATAAGTTTTATCGTGTCGATAATTCCGACAGTCGGGAAATCGGCGGTACTGGACTTGGGTTACCAATTTGCCAGGAAATCGTTCGAGGCCATAACGGTCAAATCCATGTGGAATCGATTCAACATAAAGGCTCGACGTTCATCGTCGAAATTCCAAGTTATGAGTTTGCCGTCCAAGAGGCGGAGACGACACCAGTATAA
- a CDS encoding response regulator: MVKILLAEDEEVLRMLVMDTLEDEGYEIDEAQDGLEAYRLIEKNEYDLVIVDHMMPGMTGLEVIEKVRKLPGRQHTKVMMLTAKSQQSDRDCANEIGVDYFISKPFSPLELVKIIGGIVN; encoded by the coding sequence ATGGTTAAAATCTTGCTTGCAGAAGACGAAGAAGTACTACGAATGCTCGTAATGGATACATTAGAAGATGAAGGGTATGAAATCGACGAGGCGCAGGATGGACTAGAAGCCTATCGATTGATTGAAAAAAATGAATATGATTTGGTCATTGTGGACCATATGATGCCCGGTATGACTGGGCTTGAAGTTATTGAAAAAGTAAGAAAGTTACCGGGGCGACAGCATACGAAAGTGATGATGTTGACAGCGAAAAGCCAACAATCTGACCGTGATTGCGCGAATGAGATTGGCGTCGACTACTTCATTTCAAAACCGTTCAGCCCACTTGAACTTGTCAAAATCATAGGAGGCATCGTGAATTGA
- a CDS encoding ABC transporter ATP-binding protein — MSEKQGNTRQTHGGHGGPGGPGGGNMMMMGEKPKAFKVTFHRLLAYLKPRRNTLIAVFIAAILSTIFMIAGPKIMGIAITELFEGAYAKFTGVPDAEIDFTRIGQILSLLAGLYVISSLFNYVQQYLMSGVAQKTVYDLREDVNKKLERLPLKYYDGRSNGETLSRVTNDIDLIGSTLQQSVTSFITSIVTIIGILIMMLSISPLLTVISLVSLPLTIFAIRPILKRSQQYFSDQQRNLGRLNGHVEEMYTGHAVVKAFGREETAVREFEEVNEELYDAGRKAQFISGIIMPMTMFIGNISYVLISVVGGILVTQRTISIGDIQAFITYTRQFTQPITQTANIANIVQSTVAAAERVFELLDEEEEVKDVTTYRLERAEGNVTFRHVDFGYGEDLLIQDMNLDVLTGQTVAIVGPTGAGKTTLINLLMRFYELNGGEILIDGKDSRQMSRHDLRHTFGMVLQDTWLFNGTIRDNIAYGKTGATEMEVVNAAKTAHADSFIRTLPDGYDTVLNEEANNISQGQKQLLTIARAVLSNPPIMILDEATSSVDTRTEILIQQAMKRLMDGRTSFVIAHRLSTIKDADLILVMDQGRVIEQGTHESLLEAGGFYENLYNSQFAEKEVV; from the coding sequence ATGAGTGAGAAACAAGGAAATACACGACAAACTCATGGCGGACACGGCGGTCCTGGAGGTCCCGGCGGTGGGAACATGATGATGATGGGTGAAAAGCCGAAGGCGTTCAAAGTCACGTTCCATCGCCTTCTTGCTTATTTGAAACCACGTCGAAATACACTGATAGCTGTATTCATCGCTGCGATATTGAGTACGATTTTCATGATCGCCGGTCCGAAAATTATGGGGATCGCCATCACGGAACTGTTTGAGGGTGCCTATGCAAAATTCACGGGAGTACCTGATGCAGAGATTGACTTTACACGAATCGGACAAATTTTGTCCTTACTCGCTGGTCTCTATGTCATCAGCAGTCTGTTCAACTACGTTCAACAATATTTGATGTCTGGTGTGGCCCAAAAAACAGTGTATGATCTTAGGGAGGACGTCAATAAAAAACTAGAAAGACTGCCACTCAAATATTATGATGGACGCTCGAATGGGGAGACACTTAGTCGTGTCACGAACGATATTGACTTGATTGGGAGCACGCTTCAACAAAGTGTGACGTCATTTATTACATCGATTGTCACCATCATTGGGATTTTAATTATGATGTTGTCGATCAGTCCGCTTTTGACGGTCATCTCCCTTGTGTCCTTACCGCTCACTATCTTTGCGATTCGACCTATTTTAAAACGATCGCAACAATATTTTTCGGATCAACAGCGAAATCTTGGACGATTGAACGGTCATGTAGAGGAAATGTACACTGGACACGCCGTCGTCAAGGCGTTCGGTCGAGAAGAGACGGCTGTTCGTGAATTCGAAGAAGTGAATGAGGAACTCTATGATGCCGGACGAAAAGCGCAATTCATCTCCGGAATCATCATGCCGATGACGATGTTCATCGGGAACATCAGCTATGTGTTGATTAGTGTCGTTGGCGGGATTCTCGTGACACAACGCACTATCTCGATTGGGGATATCCAGGCGTTTATCACATATACGAGACAGTTCACTCAACCGATTACTCAAACGGCGAACATCGCAAATATCGTCCAGTCGACGGTCGCTGCTGCGGAACGCGTATTTGAACTATTGGATGAAGAGGAAGAAGTGAAGGATGTGACGACTTACCGCTTAGAACGCGCGGAAGGAAATGTTACGTTCCGTCATGTCGACTTCGGATATGGGGAGGACCTGCTCATTCAAGATATGAACCTCGATGTGTTGACGGGACAAACAGTGGCCATCGTCGGGCCGACGGGCGCCGGAAAAACGACGCTCATCAATCTACTCATGCGCTTCTATGAATTGAATGGAGGCGAAATATTAATCGATGGGAAAGATTCACGACAAATGTCGCGGCACGATTTGCGACATACGTTTGGCATGGTATTGCAAGACACGTGGCTCTTCAACGGGACAATCCGTGACAATATCGCTTACGGTAAAACGGGTGCGACAGAGATGGAAGTTGTGAATGCAGCGAAGACGGCACATGCCGATTCATTCATTCGGACGTTGCCGGATGGATATGACACAGTCTTAAATGAGGAAGCGAATAACATCTCACAAGGACAAAAACAATTACTGACCATCGCGCGAGCGGTACTTTCGAACCCACCTATTATGATTTTGGACGAAGCAACATCAAGTGTAGACACGCGCACCGAGATTTTGATTCAACAGGCGATGAAACGGTTGATGGACGGCCGAACGAGTTTTGTCATCGCACATCGGTTGTCGACGATTAAAGACGCTGATTTAATTTTGGTCATGGACCAAGGTCGTGTCATTGAACAAGGAACGCATGAGTCATTACTAGAAGCAGGCGGATTTTATGAAAATCTTTACAACAGTCAGTTTGCTGAAAAAGAGGTCGTATAA
- a CDS encoding ABC transporter ATP-binding protein, with protein MIKLLKRLISYKWAVLMVLLFVFAQSLADLFLPTLMADIIDNGVVTGETGYIWQMGGIMLGVTGLGAIAAVVASFYSSKAAMGFGRDLRRRVFNHVERFSLEEFDRVGTASLITRTTNDITQVQQVIIMMLRMVVSAPIMFVGGLIMATSKDAKLSLVIVAAMPVLVISIFLIFWKAMPLFKKVQKRLDRLNLVLRENLTGIRVIRAFNREKEEQVRMTEANEQLTDVSIKVNQIMAFLMPIMMLVMNLTVVGVIWFGGIRIDNGAMQIGDLMAFIQYVMQIMFALVMASVMFIMIPRASVSANRINEVLEMKPSLVDDGTMTADVEQGTLVFDHVTFFYPGAEEPALSDVSFSANPGEVTAVIGGTGSGKSTLVNLIPRFYDVTSGHILVNGVDVQSVSQEDLRSKIGFVPQKALLFTGTIAENIRYGKADATAEEVIHAASIAQASDFIEKMPDRYESMIEQGGSNVSGGQKQRLSIARALVRKPDLYVFDDSFSALDYKTDAALRKALKDETRTATVLIVAQRVSTIIDADRIIVLEEGKVAGIGTHEELFANNAVYQEIVKSQLSEEEIA; from the coding sequence ATGATTAAGTTGTTGAAACGTCTCATTAGTTATAAGTGGGCCGTTCTGATGGTCTTGTTGTTTGTGTTCGCGCAATCGTTGGCAGATTTATTTTTACCAACGTTAATGGCAGACATCATTGATAATGGGGTCGTGACGGGTGAAACAGGATATATTTGGCAAATGGGAGGTATCATGCTAGGTGTGACGGGACTTGGAGCCATCGCAGCCGTCGTGGCCAGTTTTTATTCATCGAAAGCAGCGATGGGATTTGGTCGTGACTTACGGAGACGCGTCTTTAATCATGTTGAGCGATTCTCTCTTGAAGAGTTCGATCGCGTCGGAACGGCCTCATTGATCACTCGGACGACGAACGATATCACACAAGTACAACAAGTGATCATCATGATGCTTCGGATGGTTGTAAGTGCGCCAATCATGTTTGTCGGTGGATTAATTATGGCTACTTCAAAAGATGCGAAATTGTCCCTTGTGATTGTGGCAGCTATGCCAGTGCTCGTCATCTCAATTTTCTTGATTTTTTGGAAGGCCATGCCGCTATTTAAGAAAGTGCAGAAGCGATTGGATCGCTTAAATCTCGTCCTCCGAGAAAATCTAACGGGTATTCGTGTCATTCGGGCATTCAATCGTGAAAAAGAAGAGCAAGTCCGCATGACAGAAGCGAATGAACAATTGACAGATGTGTCAATCAAAGTAAACCAGATCATGGCGTTCCTTATGCCTATTATGATGCTTGTGATGAACTTGACGGTCGTCGGTGTCATATGGTTCGGTGGCATCCGGATTGACAATGGGGCCATGCAAATCGGGGATTTAATGGCGTTCATTCAATACGTGATGCAAATCATGTTTGCACTCGTCATGGCGTCTGTCATGTTTATTATGATTCCGCGTGCATCGGTGTCTGCGAACCGGATCAACGAAGTGCTCGAGATGAAACCGTCACTAGTTGATGACGGAACGATGACTGCGGACGTTGAACAAGGCACGCTCGTCTTTGACCATGTCACGTTCTTTTATCCGGGCGCTGAAGAACCAGCGCTATCCGATGTGAGTTTTTCAGCAAATCCGGGAGAAGTCACAGCGGTGATTGGTGGGACAGGGTCTGGGAAGTCGACGCTCGTCAACTTGATTCCACGGTTTTATGACGTGACGTCAGGTCATATCCTTGTGAACGGTGTGGATGTTCAATCCGTTTCCCAAGAAGACCTTCGCTCGAAAATCGGGTTCGTCCCACAAAAAGCGCTTCTGTTCACTGGAACGATTGCAGAGAACATTCGATACGGAAAAGCCGATGCGACAGCTGAAGAAGTCATACATGCGGCCTCGATTGCACAGGCGAGTGACTTTATCGAGAAGATGCCAGACCGTTATGAGTCGATGATTGAGCAAGGTGGGTCGAACGTGTCGGGTGGACAAAAACAACGCCTCTCGATTGCGCGTGCGCTCGTTCGAAAACCGGATTTATACGTATTCGATGACAGCTTTTCGGCACTTGACTACAAAACGGACGCCGCATTGCGAAAAGCATTGAAAGATGAAACAAGAACCGCGACAGTATTGATTGTCGCGCAACGCGTTAGCACAATCATAGATGCTGATCGGATTATTGTGCTAGAAGAAGGTAAAGTAGCCGGGATTGGGACACATGAAGAATTGTTTGCGAATAATGCGGTATATCAAGAAATCGTGAAGTCGCAATTGTCTGAGGAGGAGATCGCATGA
- a CDS encoding MarR family winged helix-turn-helix transcriptional regulator, producing MTETNTTRAREMMQSFWRVQRVLIRLMHQTAQQNDLTLPQLHGLMMLNEQGAISQKELVQRTKMPKSTLSQSLDGLVEKGLIRRDINPDNRREVVLTIDTSGKRLIEDIEQQEEGTEQQLNQILSRLNEGTYHHMIEAHQQIADGLNEGFTDCEGGCRHD from the coding sequence ATGACCGAGACGAATACAACGCGGGCACGGGAAATGATGCAATCCTTTTGGCGTGTACAGCGTGTTTTAATTCGTTTGATGCATCAAACGGCACAACAAAATGACCTCACCCTACCTCAACTTCATGGACTGATGATGTTAAATGAACAGGGAGCGATTTCGCAAAAGGAACTAGTTCAACGGACAAAGATGCCAAAGAGCACGTTGAGTCAATCGCTCGATGGTCTCGTGGAGAAAGGACTGATTCGTCGGGACATCAATCCCGACAATCGTCGGGAGGTCGTGTTGACGATTGATACATCGGGCAAACGTTTGATTGAGGATATTGAGCAACAAGAAGAAGGGACCGAGCAACAATTGAATCAAATCTTATCTCGTCTAAATGAAGGTACGTATCATCATATGATTGAAGCCCATCAACAGATTGCAGATGGGTTAAATGAAGGGTTCACAGACTGTGAAGGAGGATGCCGTCATGATTAA